A genomic stretch from Chloroflexota bacterium includes:
- a CDS encoding ABC transporter substrate-binding protein — MYKTLSRCWANTSRSRRVAFAEVIIALAGLLFAACAPASVAPTPTAAPLVVRTGYVPALPWAPFFVAVEKGYFRERGLDVQLEPIQSTNDAVIQLSSGNYDVAAGGANVSFWNALSRGIKPIVAAPLHSETRPQATPLLISKSAHDSGRIKSVADLKGKKVAVNGKGAAIEYWLEKALNTGGLTTADVDVQVVAFADLAGALTNGSVDAGLATEPFPTLGEDKGLVFRLVDNFVPDFQVTMVYLNPDFARAKPEAAQNVITGYLRGCRDLQGNGWKSDANARAIEKYTKVPADVIKRSAPTVCDPNGAIHIDDFMQLQAFFMKRGDLTYKQPIEFAPLVDGSYVKAALKALGEHK; from the coding sequence ATGTACAAAACGCTGTCAAGGTGCTGGGCGAATACAAGCCGAAGTAGGCGCGTCGCATTCGCGGAAGTAATAATAGCGCTGGCCGGGTTGCTGTTCGCGGCCTGCGCCCCGGCGAGTGTCGCGCCCACGCCAACCGCCGCCCCGCTCGTGGTGCGCACCGGCTACGTGCCGGCGCTGCCGTGGGCGCCGTTCTTCGTCGCCGTCGAAAAGGGCTACTTCCGCGAGCGCGGGCTCGACGTGCAGCTTGAGCCGATCCAGAGCACCAACGACGCCGTCATCCAGCTCTCGTCGGGCAACTACGATGTGGCGGCCGGCGGCGCCAACGTGTCGTTCTGGAACGCGCTCAGCCGTGGCATCAAGCCGATCGTGGCAGCGCCCTTGCACTCCGAAACACGGCCGCAGGCCACGCCGCTGCTGATCAGCAAGTCTGCGCACGACAGCGGGCGCATCAAGAGCGTCGCCGATCTGAAGGGCAAGAAGGTCGCCGTCAACGGCAAGGGCGCGGCGATTGAGTACTGGCTGGAAAAGGCGCTCAACACCGGCGGCCTGACGACGGCAGACGTGGACGTGCAAGTGGTTGCGTTCGCGGACCTGGCCGGGGCGCTCACCAACGGCTCGGTCGATGCCGGGCTGGCGACCGAGCCGTTCCCGACGCTCGGTGAGGACAAGGGGCTGGTCTTCCGGCTGGTGGACAACTTCGTTCCCGACTTCCAGGTGACGATGGTCTATCTGAACCCCGACTTCGCCCGCGCCAAACCAGAGGCCGCACAGAATGTAATCACCGGTTACCTGCGCGGCTGCCGCGACTTGCAGGGCAATGGCTGGAAGAGCGACGCCAATGCCAGAGCGATCGAGAAGTACACGAAGGTTCCGGCCGACGTGATCAAGCGCTCAGCGCCGACCGTGTGCGATCCGAACGGCGCGATTCACATCGACGATTTCATGCAGTTGCAGGCGTTCTTCATGAAGCGCGGCGACCTGACGTACAAGCAGCCAATTGAGTTCGCGCCGCTGGTGGACGGGTCGTACGTGAAGGCCGCGCTCAAGGCGCTGGGCGAGCACAAGTAG
- a CDS encoding ABC transporter ATP-binding protein — translation MGPLDLNVRDGEFVCIVGPSGCGKTTLLRILAGLEPPSAGTFAVAGPNGAPAAPAMVFQGNWLFPWYTVNDNIQYGLRVRGAPRAAREHTAARLIDMIGLTRFAETFPHQLSEGMRQRVSLARALAVDPAVLLMDEPFGALDEQTRLLLQQELIRIWEQSRKTVVFVTHSIDEALVLGDRILVMSAAPGRFIREISVPFARPRAVIDLKSNPQFGALVAEIWGALGAEVLRAKERELRG, via the coding sequence ATGGGGCCGCTTGATCTCAATGTGCGCGACGGCGAATTCGTCTGCATCGTCGGGCCAAGCGGCTGCGGCAAGACGACATTGCTGCGCATCCTCGCCGGGCTGGAACCGCCGAGCGCTGGCACATTCGCGGTCGCCGGCCCAAACGGCGCGCCGGCGGCGCCGGCCATGGTGTTTCAGGGCAACTGGCTGTTCCCCTGGTACACCGTCAACGACAACATACAGTACGGCCTGCGAGTGCGTGGCGCGCCGCGCGCCGCGCGCGAGCACACGGCGGCGCGGCTGATCGACATGATCGGGCTGACGCGCTTTGCCGAGACGTTCCCGCACCAGTTGTCGGAAGGCATGCGCCAGCGGGTGTCGCTGGCGCGCGCGCTGGCGGTGGACCCGGCCGTGCTGTTGATGGACGAGCCGTTCGGCGCGCTCGATGAGCAGACGCGGCTGTTGCTGCAGCAGGAGTTGATCCGCATCTGGGAACAGTCGCGCAAGACGGTCGTCTTCGTCACGCACAGTATTGACGAGGCGCTAGTCCTGGGCGACCGCATCCTGGTGATGAGCGCTGCGCCGGGCCGCTTCATCCGCGAAATCAGCGTGCCGTTCGCGCGTCCGCGCGCGGTGATCGACCTCAAAAGCAATCCGCAGTTCGGCGCGCTGGTCGCCGAGATCTGGGGGGCGCTCGGCGCGGAAGTGCTGCGCGCCAAAGAACGCGAGTTGCGCGGTTAG
- the menA gene encoding 1,4-dihydroxy-2-naphthoate octaprenyltransferase — protein sequence MRDRWLSFISPLLLLLVWEALVNSGTLDARFFSAPSTVAVTFWKLLESGELLRHTSVSVARVLVGFVFGAAPAVALGMLMGIWRPARYAIEPLAAALYPIPKIAILPLIIILFGIGETSKIITIAISVFFLVLLNTVAGVLAVDGRYFEVGRNLGARRWDLYWTVALPGALPAIMTGAKLGLGFALTVIVGTEFLGSREGIGALIWLSYQSFNIDTMFAGLIVVALLGWLSNLALEEVERRLLPWRPAPRSAEPESALQQRLSVWWRATRPFSFTASVTPVLLGTVIAAFDGAFNLVLFALTLVGSVAIHAATNMVNDYYDHVKGVDGPNSLGPSGVIQQGLLTPRQMLAGGITLFALGAAIGVYLTWISGPFILVLGILSIAAGFFYTAGPAALAYIGLGELTVFLFMGPVMVFGSYFVQARTADLRIFLLSLPIAFLVAAILHANNLRDIEGDRSLGKRTFATFIGRTWSNREYYLLVAAAYVTLPALVLTGFAPAWVLVACLTAPVALANAQKATSDEPRVLNTLIRRTAALHGRFGQLMVIGFMLAMAMQRLGVLSGK from the coding sequence ATGAGGGATCGTTGGCTGTCGTTCATCTCGCCGCTGCTGCTCCTGCTGGTTTGGGAGGCGCTGGTCAACTCGGGCACGCTCGACGCGCGCTTCTTCTCCGCGCCGAGCACGGTCGCCGTCACCTTCTGGAAGCTGCTGGAATCGGGGGAATTGCTGCGGCACACCTCGGTGAGTGTCGCACGCGTGCTGGTCGGGTTCGTGTTCGGCGCGGCGCCCGCCGTCGCGCTCGGCATGCTGATGGGCATCTGGCGGCCGGCACGCTACGCCATCGAGCCGCTGGCCGCCGCGTTGTATCCGATCCCCAAGATCGCCATTCTGCCGCTGATCATCATACTGTTCGGCATCGGCGAAACCTCGAAGATCATCACCATCGCCATCAGCGTGTTCTTCCTGGTGCTGCTGAACACGGTGGCCGGCGTGCTCGCCGTGGACGGCCGCTACTTTGAGGTCGGGCGCAACCTGGGTGCGCGCCGCTGGGATCTGTACTGGACGGTCGCGCTGCCGGGTGCGCTGCCGGCCATAATGACCGGCGCCAAACTGGGGCTTGGCTTCGCGCTCACCGTGATCGTCGGTACGGAGTTCCTCGGCTCGCGCGAAGGCATCGGCGCGCTGATCTGGCTGTCGTACCAGTCGTTCAACATCGACACGATGTTCGCCGGATTGATCGTCGTCGCCCTGCTCGGCTGGCTCTCCAACCTGGCGCTGGAAGAAGTCGAGCGGCGCCTGCTGCCCTGGCGGCCGGCGCCGCGCTCGGCCGAGCCGGAGTCGGCGTTGCAGCAGAGGTTGTCGGTCTGGTGGCGAGCGACTCGGCCATTTTCGTTCACCGCGTCGGTGACGCCCGTGCTGCTCGGCACGGTCATCGCCGCGTTCGACGGCGCATTCAACCTCGTGCTCTTCGCGCTCACGCTGGTGGGTTCCGTCGCGATTCATGCCGCCACCAACATGGTCAACGACTATTACGACCACGTCAAGGGTGTGGATGGCCCGAATTCGCTCGGGCCCAGCGGCGTGATCCAGCAAGGACTGCTCACACCGCGGCAGATGCTGGCCGGCGGCATCACGCTTTTCGCGCTCGGCGCGGCGATCGGAGTCTATCTGACCTGGATCAGTGGTCCGTTCATCCTGGTCCTCGGCATCCTAAGCATCGCTGCCGGTTTCTTCTACACGGCCGGCCCAGCCGCGCTGGCCTACATCGGCCTCGGCGAGTTGACGGTCTTCCTGTTCATGGGCCCGGTCATGGTGTTCGGCAGCTACTTCGTACAGGCGCGGACTGCCGACCTGCGCATCTTCCTGCTCTCCCTGCCGATCGCCTTCCTCGTCGCGGCCATCCTTCACGCGAACAACTTGCGCGACATTGAGGGCGACCGCTCGCTGGGCAAGCGCACCTTCGCCACCTTCATCGGCCGCACGTGGAGCAACCGAGAGTACTACCTGCTGGTGGCGGCCGCGTACGTCACGCTTCCCGCGCTTGTCCTCACCGGTTTCGCACCAGCCTGGGTGCTGGTAGCCTGCCTCACGGCGCCCGTCGCGCTTGCGAACGCTCAGAAAGCGACCAGCGACGAGCCGCGCGTGTTGAACACACTGATTCGTCGCACGGCGGCACTACATGGCCGCTTCGGGCAGTTGATGGTGATTGGTTTCATGCTGGCGATGGCAATGCAGCGGCTTGGGGTATTGTCGGGCAAATAA
- a CDS encoding zinc metallopeptidase, with translation MFFFDPMYFVFSLPAILLVLFAQWKVQSAYNKYTRIPNERGMTGIQTAQRLLQANGLSGVNVEGAPGELTDHYDPSSKTLHLSRGVANVPSVASIAIVAHEIGHAMQDATGYLPLRARVAIVPAVNIGSMLGPILVILGIVLRFTGLAWFGLGIFSLALVFAVVTLPVEIDASRRALAMLSTNGLVSRFESDGVKAVLTAAALTYVAAVAQALSQILYYAFILLGVGGRRDSR, from the coding sequence ATGTTCTTTTTCGACCCGATGTACTTTGTCTTTTCATTGCCGGCGATCCTGCTTGTCTTATTCGCACAATGGAAGGTGCAATCAGCCTACAACAAGTACACACGCATTCCCAATGAGCGCGGCATGACCGGTATTCAGACGGCACAGCGGCTTTTACAGGCGAACGGACTGAGTGGAGTAAATGTGGAGGGTGCGCCCGGCGAATTGACGGATCATTACGATCCGTCCAGCAAGACGTTGCATTTGTCGCGCGGCGTGGCGAATGTGCCATCCGTCGCGTCGATCGCCATTGTGGCGCATGAGATCGGACATGCGATGCAGGATGCCACCGGTTACCTGCCCCTGCGCGCGCGGGTAGCCATCGTGCCGGCGGTTAATATCGGCTCAATGCTCGGTCCGATTCTGGTCATCCTGGGCATCGTATTACGCTTCACCGGCCTGGCGTGGTTCGGACTGGGCATTTTCTCGCTGGCGTTGGTATTTGCCGTGGTCACGTTGCCGGTCGAGATCGACGCCTCGCGCCGCGCCCTGGCGATGCTGAGCACGAACGGCCTGGTGTCGCGCTTCGAATCCGATGGCGTCAAGGCCGTGCTGACCGCCGCCGCGCTGACCTACGTCGCCGCGGTGGCGCAGGCGCTCTCGCAGATCCTGTACTACGCGTTCATTCTGCTCGGGGTGGGCGGACGGCGCGATAGCCGCTAA
- the rlmN gene encoding 23S rRNA (adenine(2503)-C(2))-methyltransferase RlmN: MNQPIRLLDLTFPELTQLLARWGEPAYRAKQIWAWLYTELATDAREMTNLPLRLRERISAETVIPLIETAAELTSGDGYTQKVLFRLTDGQTIETVLMGYNERRTVCISTQVGCAMDCPFCATGQAGFTRNLTAGEITAQVLFMARRLRAHEGPVNTPSARHARGVTNVVFMGMGEPFVNYDPTWAAVERLTDPTGFGLGARHITISTVGIVSGIERLAAESLQVNLAVSLHAPTDELRDKVVPINKRFPIARLMQAVRDYQQRTRRRVTFEYALMSGVNDGIAQARALAALLRGLIAHVNLIPLNPTAGSPLQPTSRERAHQFQAELEERGIPCTIRIGRGLDINAGCGQLREIHAAQTHNN; the protein is encoded by the coding sequence ATGAACCAGCCAATCCGTTTGCTCGACCTCACCTTCCCTGAACTGACACAGTTACTCGCACGGTGGGGCGAACCCGCCTACCGCGCCAAGCAGATCTGGGCGTGGCTATACACTGAACTGGCGACCGATGCAAGGGAGATGACCAATCTCCCGCTGCGACTGCGCGAGCGCATCAGCGCGGAAACCGTTATTCCGCTGATTGAGACGGCGGCCGAGCTGACCTCCGGCGACGGATACACGCAGAAAGTGCTGTTCCGTCTGACTGACGGGCAGACCATCGAGACCGTGTTGATGGGTTACAACGAGCGGCGGACGGTGTGCATCTCGACGCAGGTCGGCTGCGCCATGGACTGTCCGTTCTGCGCAACGGGACAGGCCGGCTTCACGCGCAACCTCACGGCCGGCGAGATCACGGCCCAGGTGCTGTTCATGGCGCGCCGCCTGCGCGCCCACGAGGGACCGGTCAACACGCCGTCGGCCCGCCACGCGCGTGGCGTCACCAACGTCGTGTTCATGGGCATGGGCGAACCGTTCGTGAATTATGATCCGACCTGGGCCGCCGTCGAGCGACTGACCGATCCGACCGGATTCGGCCTCGGCGCGCGGCATATCACGATCTCCACGGTCGGCATCGTCAGCGGCATTGAACGGCTGGCGGCGGAGTCGCTGCAGGTCAACCTGGCCGTCTCGCTGCACGCGCCGACCGATGAACTGCGCGACAAGGTGGTCCCGATCAACAAGCGCTTCCCGATCGCGCGGCTGATGCAGGCCGTGCGTGACTACCAGCAGCGCACGCGCCGGCGTGTGACGTTCGAGTACGCGCTGATGAGCGGCGTCAACGACGGCATCGCGCAGGCGCGCGCGCTGGCCGCATTGCTGCGTGGGCTGATTGCTCACGTGAACCTGATCCCGCTCAATCCAACCGCCGGCTCACCGCTGCAGCCGACCAGCCGCGAGCGCGCACACCAATTTCAAGCGGAGCTCGAAGAGCGCGGCATCCCCTGCACCATCCGCATTGGGCGCGGTCTCGATATCAACGCTGGATGCGGCCAATTGCGCGAGATTCACGCTGCCCAAACGCACAATAATTAG
- a CDS encoding ribulose-phosphate 3-epimerase has product MVKLAPSVIAADFGRLAEQMCAVEHAGADVVHFDAMDGCFVPNLSIGPMVLEAVRRATRLRIDAHLMIEAPERYIDAFAKAGADTIVVHVEATPHLHRAIEQIKHLGKLAGVAVNPGTPAFQLEAILGSVDQVLVMTVNPGFGGQRFIRPMLHKIEAVRRMIGSQAIELCVDGGVDAATARDAVSAGADVLVAGTAVFSHPNGVAAAIAQLRESASKH; this is encoded by the coding sequence ATGGTGAAACTAGCCCCTTCCGTCATCGCAGCCGATTTTGGCCGGCTGGCCGAGCAGATGTGCGCGGTGGAACACGCCGGCGCCGATGTTGTGCACTTCGATGCCATGGACGGGTGCTTCGTTCCCAACCTGTCGATCGGCCCGATGGTACTTGAGGCGGTGCGCCGCGCCACCCGGTTGCGCATTGACGCGCATTTGATGATCGAGGCGCCGGAACGCTATATCGATGCGTTCGCTAAAGCGGGCGCCGATACCATCGTTGTGCACGTCGAAGCGACTCCGCATCTGCACCGCGCGATCGAGCAGATCAAGCACCTGGGCAAGCTCGCCGGCGTGGCCGTCAATCCGGGCACCCCGGCCTTTCAACTGGAAGCGATTCTCGGCAGTGTCGACCAGGTGCTGGTCATGACCGTCAACCCCGGCTTTGGCGGACAGAGATTTATCCGGCCGATGCTGCACAAGATCGAGGCGGTGCGGCGGATGATTGGCAGCCAGGCCATCGAGCTTTGTGTGGATGGCGGCGTGGATGCTGCGACGGCGCGAGACGCCGTTTCCGCCGGAGCCGACGTGCTGGTCGCCGGCACCGCCGTATTCAGCCATCCGAACGGTGTGGCGGCGGCCATTGCCCAATTGCGCGAGTCGGCCTCGAAACATTAG
- a CDS encoding 50S ribosomal protein L28, which translates to MAKCYVCGRGAQYGHKVSHSKRHTNRRFDLNIQKSTVREAGKAKRVDICTRCMRSQVKS; encoded by the coding sequence TTGGCTAAATGCTATGTTTGCGGCCGTGGCGCGCAGTATGGTCACAAGGTGAGCCATTCCAAACGCCACACCAATCGCCGCTTTGATCTCAATATCCAGAAGTCTACCGTCCGTGAGGCTGGCAAGGCCAAGCGGGTGGACATTTGTACTCGCTGCATGCGTTCGCAGGTCAAGTCCTAG
- a CDS encoding Asp23/Gls24 family envelope stress response protein has protein sequence MNDIVSGRIEVSPTAIASLASQAVLECYGVVGMASPNVGNGLAQLLHIEQRNRGVEVHTVGEAIIIDLYVVLQAGTRLMIVAEEIQHSVKFVVERSLGQPIEAVNVHVQGLRRQQ, from the coding sequence ATGAACGATATCGTATCCGGCCGCATCGAAGTGTCGCCCACCGCCATCGCCTCGCTGGCATCACAGGCGGTGCTCGAATGTTATGGCGTAGTGGGCATGGCCTCGCCCAACGTGGGCAACGGGCTGGCCCAACTGCTGCACATCGAGCAGCGCAACCGCGGCGTCGAGGTGCATACGGTCGGCGAGGCGATCATCATTGACCTGTATGTGGTCCTGCAGGCCGGTACGCGATTGATGATCGTCGCGGAGGAGATCCAGCACAGCGTCAAGTTCGTCGTCGAACGCTCACTCGGGCAGCCGATCGAGGCCGTCAACGTGCATGTGCAAGGGTTGCGGCGCCAGCAGTAA
- a CDS encoding DAK2 domain-containing protein yields the protein MSANPAVDSPTIERGRPWLACTGPQFRMLLQAGVAWLGINHQSINDLNVFPVPDGDSGTNMLLTLQAAYDEIAQSPNHSAGEALQAAAKGALMGARGNSGVILSQFLRGMANAIDGRETFAATDLARAFREGARLAYQGVQKPVEGTILTVARELSDAATTAAADSDDLRQVFTRATAEAGHSVARTPQLLPTLAKAGVVDAGGQGLYVILQGALKFINGERVEYEPGAAGRKADVTQLQAEEGWGFDIQCIIRGKHLDVAAIRAKIEAMGESVLVVGDAGTIKVHAHAPTPGPILDYCVSAGIVSKVIVENMEEQYQEILLTQQRKPPIAAESISGIGTISVVSGSGLQQVFESLGASRIVSGGATMNPSVQDILSAVEDIDAEKIVVLPNDKNIILAAQQACRLTSKSVRIIPTTSVPQGIAALLAFNFQADLDANAEAMSAAIKRVATGEITRAVRTVSLDGLDILDGQIIGLVNGALNVAGNDHNVVALDIIRKMNAAHSEIVTIYYGQDVTQADADRLAADMRAAYPHLQVDVVSGGQPHIHYILSAE from the coding sequence ATGAGCGCCAACCCTGCCGTTGACTCGCCCACCATTGAGCGCGGCCGACCATGGCTGGCCTGCACGGGGCCACAGTTTCGTATGCTGTTGCAGGCCGGCGTCGCCTGGCTGGGCATCAACCACCAGTCCATCAACGACCTGAACGTGTTCCCGGTGCCGGACGGCGATTCCGGGACCAACATGCTCTTGACGCTGCAAGCGGCATACGATGAGATCGCGCAGTCGCCAAACCACTCGGCCGGCGAGGCCTTGCAGGCAGCCGCCAAAGGCGCGTTGATGGGCGCGCGCGGCAATTCCGGCGTCATCCTCTCGCAATTCCTGCGCGGCATGGCCAATGCGATTGACGGGCGCGAGACGTTTGCCGCCACCGATCTGGCCCGCGCATTTCGCGAGGGCGCGCGGCTGGCCTATCAGGGCGTGCAGAAACCGGTCGAAGGCACCATCCTGACCGTGGCGCGCGAACTGTCGGACGCCGCGACCACGGCCGCAGCCGACTCGGACGACCTGCGCCAGGTGTTCACGCGTGCGACTGCGGAGGCCGGCCACTCCGTCGCGCGCACGCCGCAACTGCTGCCCACGCTGGCGAAAGCCGGGGTGGTCGATGCCGGCGGCCAGGGGCTGTACGTCATCCTGCAGGGCGCGCTCAAGTTTATCAACGGCGAGCGCGTCGAGTACGAACCGGGCGCCGCCGGCCGCAAGGCCGACGTGACCCAGTTGCAGGCCGAGGAAGGCTGGGGCTTCGACATCCAGTGCATCATCCGCGGCAAGCACCTCGACGTCGCGGCGATTCGCGCCAAAATCGAAGCGATGGGCGAATCGGTGCTCGTCGTCGGCGACGCCGGCACGATCAAAGTGCATGCGCACGCGCCGACGCCCGGCCCCATCCTGGACTACTGCGTGTCCGCCGGCATCGTCTCCAAGGTCATTGTCGAGAACATGGAAGAGCAATATCAGGAGATTCTGCTCACGCAGCAGCGCAAGCCGCCGATCGCCGCGGAGTCGATCAGCGGCATCGGCACGATCTCGGTCGTGTCGGGCTCGGGCCTGCAGCAGGTGTTCGAATCGCTGGGCGCGAGCCGCATCGTGTCGGGCGGCGCCACCATGAATCCGAGCGTGCAGGACATCCTGTCGGCGGTGGAAGACATCGATGCCGAGAAGATCGTCGTGCTGCCGAACGATAAGAACATCATCCTGGCCGCGCAGCAGGCTTGCCGCCTGACGTCGAAGTCGGTCCGCATCATCCCGACGACGTCGGTGCCGCAGGGCATCGCCGCCCTGCTGGCGTTCAACTTCCAGGCCGACCTGGACGCCAACGCCGAGGCGATGTCGGCGGCCATCAAGCGCGTGGCAACCGGCGAGATCACACGCGCGGTGCGCACCGTGTCGCTCGACGGCCTGGATATCCTCGACGGGCAGATCATCGGGCTGGTGAACGGCGCGCTCAACGTGGCCGGCAACGACCACAACGTCGTCGCGCTCGACATCATCCGCAAGATGAATGCCGCGCACAGCGAGATCGTGACGATCTACTACGGCCAGGATGTCACCCAGGCGGATGCCGACCGGCTGGCGGCCGACATGCGCGCCGCCTATCCGCATTTGCAGGTGGACGTCGTCAGCGGCGGACAGCCGCACATTCACTACATTCTCTCGGCAGAGTAG
- a CDS encoding DegV family protein, translating to MARVQVVTDSTADLDPAVAQALGITVVPLNIHLGKDVLRDGVDVDTPRLVKRMRGVKHLPTTSPPTVREFTDIYGQLVRESDAVLSIHLSSKLSQTVTMAERGALPYIGRKKIVVLDSLSASRGLGYLAISAAQMARDGMPIEELVRSLRTLIPHVYLVFFTETTEPLIRSGRLRLAPAVAGVAPTAKSLLAIEDGELIPLEKVRTRQRAIEKLAEFTLEFPHVRGLTVLHANNEAEVKELIDRIHEQTPAAQIDIAMYGPALATHVGTDAIGMVIFEEAG from the coding sequence ATGGCTCGCGTTCAAGTTGTCACGGATAGCACGGCGGACCTCGATCCAGCCGTGGCCCAGGCACTGGGCATCACCGTTGTACCGCTCAACATTCATCTGGGCAAGGATGTGCTGCGCGATGGCGTGGATGTGGACACGCCCAGGCTGGTCAAGCGCATGCGCGGCGTCAAGCACCTGCCGACGACGTCGCCGCCGACGGTGCGCGAATTCACGGACATATACGGCCAACTCGTGCGCGAGTCCGACGCGGTACTGTCGATTCACCTGTCGTCCAAGCTGAGCCAGACGGTCACGATGGCCGAGCGCGGCGCACTGCCATACATCGGCCGCAAGAAGATCGTGGTGCTCGACTCGCTGTCGGCCTCGCGCGGCCTGGGGTATCTGGCCATCAGCGCGGCGCAGATGGCGCGCGACGGCATGCCGATCGAGGAACTGGTGCGCTCGCTGCGCACACTCATCCCGCACGTGTATCTGGTCTTCTTTACGGAAACCACCGAGCCGTTGATCCGCAGCGGGCGGCTGCGCCTGGCGCCGGCAGTAGCCGGGGTGGCGCCCACGGCCAAATCGCTGCTGGCCATCGAGGACGGCGAGTTGATCCCGCTGGAAAAAGTCCGCACGCGGCAGCGCGCGATCGAGAAGCTGGCGGAGTTCACGCTTGAGTTCCCGCACGTGCGCGGGCTGACCGTGCTGCATGCCAACAATGAGGCCGAGGTCAAAGAGCTGATCGACCGCATCCACGAGCAAACGCCGGCCGCGCAGATCGACATCGCCATGTACGGCCCCGCGCTGGCAACACATGTCGGGACCGATGCAATCGGCATGGTGATCTTCGAAGAGGCCGGGTAG